The window GACCGAGGTCGCGGGGCCGGGTCACGGTAATGATCGCGGCGCCAGCCACCGCGACCACGAGCCCGATCAGTTGTTGCGGCGCGAGCGGCTCATGCAGCAGCACCACGGCGGCGGTGACCGCAAACAGCGGCGCCAGATTGCCCAATGTCGAGGTGATCACCGGCCCAAGCGCCTGGTTCGATGCGAAGGTCAGGAGCGTCAGCGAGGCCGGGAAGAACAGGCCGATCGCGATGAAGATCGGCAGGCCGCGCCAGACCACCGGCTCGCCATGCAGGATCAGCGGCGACAGCACCAGGAACAGCAGGGTGAAGGACGGCACGCTGATCGCGGCGCCCGACAGCGGCTCGACCGTGCGCAGGCCAAGCTGCGCCAGCACGACGCCGGCGCCGAGGAAAATGGCCGAGGCGAAGGCGTAGATAATGGCTGCGGTCATGAGGTCCGTCTTGTTGGCTTCTTTTGGGGGCGCGGCTGGCTCTTTGCGGGTCATTTTGGCCCCGTCCGAGGCGCCTTGCCAATCTGCCCGGGGCGTTTTAGCACTCCGGCCGGATTTTCCTCCGCTCGTCATGCCCGGGCTCGACCCGGGCATCCATCTACCTTGTAAGGGCTTCTTCGAAGCGGGATGGATTGCCGGGTCAAGCCCGGCAATGACGACAAACAGCTACCTAGAGGTAACGACCATGGCGACCCATAAACTGCTGCTTCTCCCCGGCGACGGCATCGGCCCCGAAGTGATGGCCGAAGTCCAGCGCGTGATCGACTGGCTGAATGCGCAGAGCATCGCGAAGTTCGAGACCGAGCAGGGCCTGGTCGGCGGCTCGGCCTATGACGCGCACAAGGTGTCGATCTCCGAGGGCGACATGGCCAAGGCCAATGCGGCCGATGCCGTGATCTTCGGCGCGGTCGGTGGTCCGAAGTGGGACAGCGTGCCCTACGAGGTGCGCCCGGAGGCCGGCCTGCTGCGGCTGCGCAAGGACCTCGGCCTGTTCGCCAATCTGCGTCCCGCGGTGTGCTACCCGGCGCTCGCGGACGCCTCGAGCCTCAAGCGCGAGGTGGTCGAGGGCCTCGACATCATGATCGTGCGCGAACTCACCGGCGGCGTCTATTTCGGCGAGCCGAAGACCATCACCGATCTCGGAAACGGCCAGAAGCGCGCGATCGACACCCAGGTCTACGACACCTTCGAGATCGAGCGCATCGGCCGCGTCGCCTTCGATCTGGCGCGCAAGCGCAAGAACAAGGTGACTTCGATGGAAAAGCGCAACGTCATGAAGTCGGGCGTGCTCTGGAACGAGGTCATGACCCAGGTCCATGCGCGCGAATACAAGGACGTCACGCTGGAGCACCAGCTCGCCGATTCCGGCGGCATGAACCTCGTCAAGACGCCGAAGCAGTTCGACGTCATCGTGACCGACAATCTGTTCGGCGACATGCTGTCCGACATCGCGGCGATGCTCACGGGGTCGCTCGGCCTGCTGCCGTCGGCTTCGCTCGGCAAGGAGGACGCCAAGACCAAGGAGCGCAAGGCATTGTATGAGCCGGTGCACGGCTCGGCGCCCGACATCGCCGGCAAGGGCCTCGCCAATCCGATCGCGATGATCGCCTCGTTCGGCATGGCGCTGCGCTATTCCTTCGGCATGGGCGATCTCGCCGACAAGGTCGATGCCGCGATCGCGGCCGTGCTCGCCGGCGGCTTGCGCACCGCCGACATCAAGTCACAGGGCACCACGCCGGTCAGCACGGCGCAGATGGGCGAGGCGATCCTGAAGGAATTGCAGCAGCTGCACGCGTAAGGCTGCATCGTCGCGCCGGGGCATGCGCCGCATCGCCCCGGAATGACAGCAAAACAAAAATGCCCCGCCGAAGCCGGGCATTTTCGAATCGGCTGTTCGCCGAAATTCTCAGTACAGCGGGAAGCTCCGCGGATAGCCGCCGAGGTCGGCCGGCGGGCTGAGCGGCTGGCGGTCGATCGGGCGGTTGTTGTTCTCGCGTGCGAACGACGGATAGCCGACATCCGGCGGATAGGCGTAGTCGTTGAACTTGCGGTCGCCGGGCAGCACTTCGGTGCCGGCGTCGAGCCACGAGCGCGTGGTGACGTAAACGCGGGTGCGCGGCCCCTGCTGATAGACCCGGTTCGGACCCTGCGCGCCGTAGTAGCGGCGGCCGTCGCGGTCATACTGCTCTTGCTGCTTGCGCTTGCTCGGGGTCTGCTGCGCGCTGGCCGCGGTTATGCCAAACGCGGTTGCGGTGACGGCAGCCGCGGCAAGCAACACCACGAGCTTGTTCGCGGCAGGGAATTTCAAGGTCATCGCATCCTCGTCATTACGGCCCCCATCGGGGGCTGGCGCATCAGCCAAAATCACTCGGAACACATTGTAGCCATGG of the Bradyrhizobium quebecense genome contains:
- the leuB gene encoding 3-isopropylmalate dehydrogenase, which gives rise to MATHKLLLLPGDGIGPEVMAEVQRVIDWLNAQSIAKFETEQGLVGGSAYDAHKVSISEGDMAKANAADAVIFGAVGGPKWDSVPYEVRPEAGLLRLRKDLGLFANLRPAVCYPALADASSLKREVVEGLDIMIVRELTGGVYFGEPKTITDLGNGQKRAIDTQVYDTFEIERIGRVAFDLARKRKNKVTSMEKRNVMKSGVLWNEVMTQVHAREYKDVTLEHQLADSGGMNLVKTPKQFDVIVTDNLFGDMLSDIAAMLTGSLGLLPSASLGKEDAKTKERKALYEPVHGSAPDIAGKGLANPIAMIASFGMALRYSFGMGDLADKVDAAIAAVLAGGLRTADIKSQGTTPVSTAQMGEAILKELQQLHA
- a CDS encoding EamA family transporter, which translates into the protein MTAAIIYAFASAIFLGAGVVLAQLGLRTVEPLSGAAISVPSFTLLFLVLSPLILHGEPVVWRGLPIFIAIGLFFPASLTLLTFASNQALGPVITSTLGNLAPLFAVTAAVVLLHEPLAPQQLIGLVVAVAGAAIITVTRPRDLGHWRSWALLLPLASALVRGIVPPIAKLGLAIWPSPLWACLVGYVMSSLVVLTVQRIRKGSFMVQAPREGRFWFAMTGISNGLSALSLFAAVRNGPITLVAPLAAIYPLVTVAMSAMMLKHVEITARIVAGTLLTVIGVALVLIA